CACTATTCAATACCTTAATGACTATACATGTAAGGTTAAAATAATGTTCTTTGGGCATTCTCGCACATCATGCTATTCGATGGCACAAAATCCATAAAATAATGATTATAATCAGGGATTATAAAAATATGTGACGGTATGTTTGGTGTTTCACAGTATTAAATAGCCTAAGGTAGAATGTAACAAATAAAATCAGTCACATTAGATCGTGCTTAGTTAAATATTGTAATTCCCAAAAATTGTTCACGCTAGTTCGCTTAGAATGTTCACGTAATATATCGCAATACCCACTGTACAcaataatatcgctaaaatCCAATATTTCCAATAATGACTACTTGTTTCTTTTCGCGATTGTTTCTTATCGAGCTTGTCTCTTCCTTTCCGACGAGGTCTAAATTTCCTTTCGAATTTTTCGATCTCTTCTTGATTGCGTATTTCTTCGGCTTGCCGTTTCTGCTCCAGCAACGCTGCTTCTGCCAGACTTTTCTCTATCTTTAACTTCTTGCAAACATCGTCGCATTGCAATCGAATTTGTTCTTTTTGTACCAACGAGCATATGAAATCTTTTTTGATACGTTTACATGGACAGAATAACTTCACTTTCTTGTTGCATTCATTCTCATTTTTACATTCGCCGAGATGGCAATCATACATACATCGATGACCGCAAGGATACTGTAACAAAAACGATTAGATAATACtgtagaaaatataataaatatctaaattattctaaatgatattatatttacatttttaggGCACTGATTCCCACATTTCAGCAGATCGTTGCGTTCCTCTGCTGTGGCCGATGTTAGCTCGACGCATCTTCTGTATAAAGTGACTATACCACAATGACATGGAATTTTAACTAACTGCTTACAAGGATCACACGGTGCTGGGTGACATGGTTTGGAGCAAGAATGCGTGCAACCCTGCGGTCGCGGGAACACGCATGGCTTCTCACAATCCATGCATGGAGTAGCATTCTTGCTACCCTCGGATGATAATACCTTGTGACAAACTAATTCACAAGTATGATTGGTACAAGGTAACAGTCTTCCGCAAAGTCTTCCACAAGATGTAGGCCGTGCCATGTGACAAGGCCACGGGCGTGTTTCGTGACCTCCCACACATGTGACCTGTACTGACACTTCACAAGGCGGACATGGTAACGTTTTTAACTGCTTCGTTTCTTTCTGTATATCCCATGGTCCCGTAGGTTGTGCTTTCACATCGTTTTTGTTTACTTTTACCCAGACTTTTGTGTGGCAAACAGCAACGCAAGAATGACCGCATCGTTTGTATACTAGCTCGCAAATCTTTTTACAAGGTGGACATGGACCCTGATGACATTTATGAGTTTCCCTCTTAGGATGATGACAAATCGGTGGTACTTTGCACGATTTGTTACACGGCGGAGGCTTCACTCTCTTTATAGTACCGCATGGTACTGTTATTTTATTGTATCCGCATCTACATTGAATAACGTCCGTACGCTCGCAAGGATAGCAAGGACCACTGTGACATGGGCCTGAACATTTGTGTTTGCGGCAATTTAAAGTGTTCTCACaaattttttcacaaatattGAATGTATTCTTGATCAAGCAATCGCAACATTTCCTGTTGCACATGTGCCTCCCACAGAGGCGCATCTGCATGCACTTcttattgcaatgaaattcttTACCGCAGGGGACTTCTTTTTTGTAGCTGCCGCATCGACAGGATTTTGTAACTACTTCTAAACATTGTCCACATTGATCCATGTGACATCTCATATTACAATAATGTGAACCGCAGTCTAGCAGCTTGCCGCACGTGTCTCCGCACGTGGGTAATTGTTCTTGACTGCAAGAAACCGCGTAACGCTTTTTGCCGCAAGGACATGTTCTATTCTTTTCCAAAGCACACTGTCCGCAGTCTCCAGGTAGATGGCATGTGCTCTGACAAACATGGATATTACAAGATAGAGATCGGCGACAAGGTTTGTCGCAAGTCCACGCGCCCTCAGAACATTGCCTAATCTCTGTGCTACTCTTACAGCGACATTCAAGTAATAATGATTCCGAGCAAGGAGGGCAATCTCCTGCATGGCATAGTTGCTTGCAGGTGTGAGAGCACGATTTGTACTTTTTATTACATGCTGTACCACAACTCCAATTCTTGGCGTTACATCTTCTTTGTTGAGGTGCTTGTTTACCACAAAAACATTTCATCAATACT
The window above is part of the Megalopta genalis isolate 19385.01 chromosome 2, iyMegGena1_principal, whole genome shotgun sequence genome. Proteins encoded here:
- the LOC117229699 gene encoding NF-X1-type zinc finger protein NFXL1; this translates as MQKFRRAQAQNKIAINKHLEANAYLESSSEDEDDIRTEDIQNVVGKVLSAYQGREADTEKTLSYLVNLFQSGSAVCLICISTVKKADAIWNCSKCFAFLHLSCTLHWIQDSLNVKREKGVVPIWACPKCRMEYEQDEVPRNYKCFCKKVIDPVFQPWSIPHSCGDVCGKPLQPECGHKCVLLCHPGPCPPCAKTVLMKCFCGKQAPQQRRCNAKNWSCGTACNKKYKSCSHTCKQLCHAGDCPPCSESLLLECRCKSSTEIRQCSEGAWTCDKPCRRSLSCNIHVCQSTCHLPGDCGQCALEKNRTCPCGKKRYAVSCSQEQLPTCGDTCGKLLDCGSHYCNMRCHMDQCGQCLEVVTKSCRCGSYKKEVPCGKEFHCNKKCMQMRLCGRHMCNRKCCDCLIKNTFNICEKICENTLNCRKHKCSGPCHSGPCYPCERTDVIQCRCGYNKITVPCGTIKRVKPPPCNKSCKVPPICHHPKRETHKCHQGPCPPCKKICELVYKRCGHSCVAVCHTKVWVKVNKNDVKAQPTGPWDIQKETKQLKTLPCPPCEVSVQVTCVGGHETRPWPCHMARPTSCGRLCGRLLPCTNHTCELVCHKVLSSEGSKNATPCMDCEKPCVFPRPQGCTHSCSKPCHPAPCDPCKQLVKIPCHCGIVTLYRRCVELTSATAEERNDLLKCGNQCPKNYPCGHRCMYDCHLGECKNENECNKKVKLFCPCKRIKKDFICSLVQKEQIRLQCDDVCKKLKIEKSLAEAALLEQKRQAEEIRNQEEIEKFERKFRPRRKGRDKLDKKQSRKETSSHYWKYWILAILLCTVGIAIYYVNILSELA